A genome region from Prionailurus bengalensis isolate Pbe53 chromosome B4, Fcat_Pben_1.1_paternal_pri, whole genome shotgun sequence includes the following:
- the FMNL3 gene encoding formin-like protein 3 isoform X4, with protein sequence MGNLESAEGGPGEPPSVSLLPPPGKMPMPEPCELEERFALVLSSMNLPPDKARLLRQYDNEKKWDLICDQERFQVKNPPHTYIQKLQSFLDPSVTRKKFRRRVQESTKVLRELEISLRTNHIGWVREFLNDENKGLDVLVDYLSFAQCSVMYSTLPGRRALKNSRLVSQKDDVHVCILCLRAIMNYQYGFNLVMSHPHAVNEIALSLNNKNPRTKALVLELLAAVCLVRGGHEIILAAFDNFKEVCKELHRFEKLMEYFRNEDSNIDFMVACMQFINIVVHSVEDMNFRVHLQYEFTKLGLEEFLQKSRHTESEKLQVQIQAYLDNVFDVGGLLEDAETKNVALEKVEELEEHVSHLTEKLLDLENENMMRVAELEKQLLQREKELESIKETYENTSHQVHTLRRLIKEKEEAFQRRCHLEPGARGLESVGSEALARVGPAELSEGMLPSDLDLLAPAPPPEESLPLPPPPAPPLPPPPPPLPDKCPPAPPLPGAAPSVVLTVGLSAIRIKKPIKTKFRLPVFNWTALKPNQISGTVFSELDDEKILEDLDLDKFEELFKTKAQGPALDLICSKNKTAQKAASKVTLLEANRAKNLAITLRKAGRSAEEICRAIHTFDLQTLPVDFVECLMRFLPTEAEVKLLRQYERERQPLEELAAEDRFMLLFSKVERLTQRMAGMAFLGNFQDNLQMLTPQLNAIIAASASVKSSQKLKQMLEIILALGNYMNSSKRGAVYGFKLQSLDLLLDTKSTDRKMTLLHFIALTVKEKYPDLANFWHELHFVEKAAAVSLENVLLDVKELGRGMELIRRECSIHDNSVLRNFLSTNEGKLDKLQRDAKTAEEAYNAVVRYFGESPKTTPPSVFFPVFVRFIRSYKEAEQENEARKKQEEVMREKQLAQEAKKLDAKTPSQRNKWQQQELIAELRRRQAKEHRPVYEGKDGTIEDIITVLKSVPFTARTAKRGSRFFCDAAHHDESNC encoded by the exons AGCTCCATGAACCTGCCTCCTGACAAGGCCCGGCTCCTGCGGCAGTATGACAATGAGAAGAAGTGGGATCTGATCTGTGACCAG GAGCGGTTCCAGGTGAAGAATCCTCCCCACACTTACATCCAGAAACTCCAGAGCTTCTTGGACCCCAGCGTAACTCGGAAG AAGTTCAGGAGGAGAGTTCAGGAGTCAACCAAAGTACTGAGGGAGCTGGAGATCTCACTTCGTACCAACCACATTGG GTGGGTGCGAGAGTTTCTGAATGATGAGAACAAAGGCCTGGATGTGCTGGTGGATTACCTGTCCTTTGCCCAATGTTCTGTCAT GTATAGCACTCTCCCTGGGCGCAGGGCCCTGAAGAACTCCCGCCTGGTGAGCCAGAAGGATGACGTCCACGTCTGTATCCTCTGTCTCAGAGCCATCATGAACTATCAG TACGGATTCAACCTGGTCATGTCCCACCCCCATGCTGTCAATGAGATTGCACTCAGTCTCAACAACAAGAATCCAAG GACCAAAGCCCTTGTCTTGGAGCTCTTGGCAGCCGTGTGTTTGGTGCGGGGAGGTCACGAAATCATTCTTGCTGCCTTTGACAATTTCAAAGAG GTATGCAAGGAGCTGCACCGCTTTGAGAAGCTGATGGAGTATTTCCGGAATGAGGATAGCAACATCGACTTCATG GTGGCATGCATGCAGTTTATCAACATCGTGGTGCACTCAGTAGAGGATATGAACTTCCGGGTCCACCTGCAGTATGAGTTTACCAAGCTGGGGCTGGAGGAGTTCCTGCAG AAGTCAAGGCACACAGAGAGTGAGAAGCTGCAGGTGCAGATCCAGGCATACCTGGACAATGTGTTTGATGTGGGAGGTTTGTTGGAGGATGCTGAGACCAAGAACGTGGCCCTGGAGAAGGTGGAGGAGCTGGAAGAACATGTTTCCCAT CTCACGGAGAAGCTTCTGGACCTAGAGAACGAGAACATGATGCGTGTGGCAGAGCTAGAAAAGCAGCTGCTGCAGCGGGAAAAGGAACTAGAGAGCATCAAG GAGACTTACGAGAACACGAGCCACCAAGTACACACCCTGAGGCGGCTCAttaaagagaaggaggaggcctTCCAGCGCAGATGCCACTTAgagcccggggcccggggcctggaGTCAGTGGGCAGTGAGGCCCTGGCCCGGGTAGGCCCTGCAGAGCTGAGTGAGGGCATGCTGCCCTCCGACCTGGACCTCCTGGCTCCAGCCCCACCACCCGAGGagtccctgcctctgcctccaccgccagctcctcccctgccccctccaccacccccattACCAG ACAAgtgtcccccagccccacctctcccTGGTGCTGCTCCCTCTGTGGTGTTGACAGTAGGCCTATCAG CCATTCGTATCAAGAAACCTATCAAGACCAAGTTCCGGCTGCCTGTCTTCAACTGGACAGCACTGAAACCCAACCAGATCAGTGGCACTGTCTTCAGTGAACTTGATGATGAGAAGATCTTGGAG GATCTGGACCTGGACAAATTTGAAGAACTGTTCAAGACGAAAGCCCAGGGCCCTGCCCTTGATCTCATCTGCTCTAAGAACAAGACAGCGCAAAAGGCTGCCAGCAAGGTGACCCTGTTGGAAGCCAATCGTGCCAAGAACCTAGCCATCACCCTACGCAAGGCTGGCCGCTCGGCCGAGGAGATCTGCAGGGCCATCCACAC GTTTGACCTACAGACCCTACCAGTGGACTTCGTGGAGTGCCTGATGCGCTTCCTGCCCACAGAGGCTGAGGTGAAGCTTCTGAGGCAATACGAGCGGGAGCGGCAGCCCCTGGAGGAGCTGGCGGCCGAGGACCGCTTCATGCTGCTCTTCAGCAAGGTGGAGCGGCTAACCCAGAGGATGGCTGGCATGGCCTTCCTGGGCAACTTCCAAGACAACCTGCAGATGCTCACGCCG CAACTCAATGCCATCATTgcagcctctgcctctgtcaaGTCctcacagaagctgaagcagatGTTGGAG ATCATACTTGCACTAGGGAACTACATGAACAGCAGCAAGCGAGGAGCTGTGTACGGCTTCAAGCTCCAGAGCTTGGATCTG cTGCTGGATACCAAGTCCACTGACAGGAAGATGACACTGCTGCATTTCATCGCATTGACCGTGAAGGAGAAGTACCCAGACCTGGCCAACTTCTGGCATGAGCTACACTTTGTGGAGAAGGCTGCAGCAG TGTCCCTGGAGAACGTGCTGCTAGATGTGAAGGAGCTGGGCCGTGGCATGGAGCTGATTCGGCGGGAGTGCAGCATACATGACAACAGTGTCCTTCGGAACTTCCTCAGCACCAACGAAGGCAAACTGGACAAGCTCCAGCGTGATGCCAAGACGGCTGAG gagGCCTACAATGCAGTTGTGCGCTACTTCGGTGAGAGTCCCAAGACCACACCCCCTTCTGTATTCTTCCCGGTATTTGTCCGATTCATTCGTTCTTACAAG GAAGCAGAACAAGAGAACGAAGCTagaaagaagcaggaggaggtAATGCGGGAGAAGCAGCTGGCTCAGGAAGCCAAGAAACTGGATGCCAAG ACCCCCTCCCAGCGGAACAAGTGGCAACAGCAGGAGCTAATTGCAGAGTTGAGGAGGCGCCAGGCCAAGGAGCATCGGCCTGTTTACGAAGGGAAGGACGGTACCATTGAAGACATCATTACAG TGTTGAAGAGTGTCCCTTTCACGGCCCGTACTGCCAAGCGGGGCTCACGCTTCTTCTGCGATGCAGCCCACCATGATGAGTCAAACTGTTAA
- the FMNL3 gene encoding formin-like protein 3 isoform X3 has translation MGNLESAEGGPGEPPSVSLLPPPGKMPMPEPCELEERFALVLSSMNLPPDKARLLRQYDNEKKWDLICDQERFQVKNPPHTYIQKLQSFLDPSVTRKKFRRRVQESTKVLRELEISLRTNHIGWVREFLNDENKGLDVLVDYLSFAQCSVMFDFEGLESGDDGAFDKLRSWSRSIEDLQPPSALSAPFTNSLARSARQSVLRYSTLPGRRALKNSRLVSQKDDVHVCILCLRAIMNYQYGFNLVMSHPHAVNEIALSLNNKNPRTKALVLELLAAVCLVRGGHEIILAAFDNFKEVCKELHRFEKLMEYFRNEDSNIDFMVACMQFINIVVHSVEDMNFRVHLQYEFTKLGLEEFLQSRHTESEKLQVQIQAYLDNVFDVGGLLEDAETKNVALEKVEELEEHVSHLTEKLLDLENENMMRVAELEKQLLQREKELESIKETYENTSHQVHTLRRLIKEKEEAFQRRCHLEPGARGLESVGSEALARVGPAELSEGMLPSDLDLLAPAPPPEESLPLPPPPAPPLPPPPPPLPDKCPPAPPLPGAAPSVVLTVGLSAIRIKKPIKTKFRLPVFNWTALKPNQISGTVFSELDDEKILEDLDLDKFEELFKTKAQGPALDLICSKNKTAQKAASKVTLLEANRAKNLAITLRKAGRSAEEICRAIHTFDLQTLPVDFVECLMRFLPTEAEVKLLRQYERERQPLEELAAEDRFMLLFSKVERLTQRMAGMAFLGNFQDNLQMLTPQLNAIIAASASVKSSQKLKQMLEIILALGNYMNSSKRGAVYGFKLQSLDLLLDTKSTDRKMTLLHFIALTVKEKYPDLANFWHELHFVEKAAAVSLENVLLDVKELGRGMELIRRECSIHDNSVLRNFLSTNEGKLDKLQRDAKTAEEAYNAVVRYFGESPKTTPPSVFFPVFVRFIRSYKEAEQENEARKKQEEVMREKQLAQEAKKLDAKTPSQRNKWQQQELIAELRRRQAKEHRPVYEGKDGTIEDIITVLKSVPFTARTAKRGSRFFCDAAHHDESNC, from the exons AGCTCCATGAACCTGCCTCCTGACAAGGCCCGGCTCCTGCGGCAGTATGACAATGAGAAGAAGTGGGATCTGATCTGTGACCAG GAGCGGTTCCAGGTGAAGAATCCTCCCCACACTTACATCCAGAAACTCCAGAGCTTCTTGGACCCCAGCGTAACTCGGAAG AAGTTCAGGAGGAGAGTTCAGGAGTCAACCAAAGTACTGAGGGAGCTGGAGATCTCACTTCGTACCAACCACATTGG GTGGGTGCGAGAGTTTCTGAATGATGAGAACAAAGGCCTGGATGTGCTGGTGGATTACCTGTCCTTTGCCCAATGTTCTGTCAT GTTTGACTTTGAGGGTCTGGAGAGTGGTGACGATGGCGCATTTGACAAGCTCCGGTCCTGGAGCAGGTCTATCGAGGACCTGCAGCCACCCAGCGCCCTGTCAGCCCCCTTCACCAACAGCCTCGCTCGCTCTGCGCGCCAGTCTGTGCTCCG GTATAGCACTCTCCCTGGGCGCAGGGCCCTGAAGAACTCCCGCCTGGTGAGCCAGAAGGATGACGTCCACGTCTGTATCCTCTGTCTCAGAGCCATCATGAACTATCAG TACGGATTCAACCTGGTCATGTCCCACCCCCATGCTGTCAATGAGATTGCACTCAGTCTCAACAACAAGAATCCAAG GACCAAAGCCCTTGTCTTGGAGCTCTTGGCAGCCGTGTGTTTGGTGCGGGGAGGTCACGAAATCATTCTTGCTGCCTTTGACAATTTCAAAGAG GTATGCAAGGAGCTGCACCGCTTTGAGAAGCTGATGGAGTATTTCCGGAATGAGGATAGCAACATCGACTTCATG GTGGCATGCATGCAGTTTATCAACATCGTGGTGCACTCAGTAGAGGATATGAACTTCCGGGTCCACCTGCAGTATGAGTTTACCAAGCTGGGGCTGGAGGAGTTCCTGCAG TCAAGGCACACAGAGAGTGAGAAGCTGCAGGTGCAGATCCAGGCATACCTGGACAATGTGTTTGATGTGGGAGGTTTGTTGGAGGATGCTGAGACCAAGAACGTGGCCCTGGAGAAGGTGGAGGAGCTGGAAGAACATGTTTCCCAT CTCACGGAGAAGCTTCTGGACCTAGAGAACGAGAACATGATGCGTGTGGCAGAGCTAGAAAAGCAGCTGCTGCAGCGGGAAAAGGAACTAGAGAGCATCAAG GAGACTTACGAGAACACGAGCCACCAAGTACACACCCTGAGGCGGCTCAttaaagagaaggaggaggcctTCCAGCGCAGATGCCACTTAgagcccggggcccggggcctggaGTCAGTGGGCAGTGAGGCCCTGGCCCGGGTAGGCCCTGCAGAGCTGAGTGAGGGCATGCTGCCCTCCGACCTGGACCTCCTGGCTCCAGCCCCACCACCCGAGGagtccctgcctctgcctccaccgccagctcctcccctgccccctccaccacccccattACCAG ACAAgtgtcccccagccccacctctcccTGGTGCTGCTCCCTCTGTGGTGTTGACAGTAGGCCTATCAG CCATTCGTATCAAGAAACCTATCAAGACCAAGTTCCGGCTGCCTGTCTTCAACTGGACAGCACTGAAACCCAACCAGATCAGTGGCACTGTCTTCAGTGAACTTGATGATGAGAAGATCTTGGAG GATCTGGACCTGGACAAATTTGAAGAACTGTTCAAGACGAAAGCCCAGGGCCCTGCCCTTGATCTCATCTGCTCTAAGAACAAGACAGCGCAAAAGGCTGCCAGCAAGGTGACCCTGTTGGAAGCCAATCGTGCCAAGAACCTAGCCATCACCCTACGCAAGGCTGGCCGCTCGGCCGAGGAGATCTGCAGGGCCATCCACAC GTTTGACCTACAGACCCTACCAGTGGACTTCGTGGAGTGCCTGATGCGCTTCCTGCCCACAGAGGCTGAGGTGAAGCTTCTGAGGCAATACGAGCGGGAGCGGCAGCCCCTGGAGGAGCTGGCGGCCGAGGACCGCTTCATGCTGCTCTTCAGCAAGGTGGAGCGGCTAACCCAGAGGATGGCTGGCATGGCCTTCCTGGGCAACTTCCAAGACAACCTGCAGATGCTCACGCCG CAACTCAATGCCATCATTgcagcctctgcctctgtcaaGTCctcacagaagctgaagcagatGTTGGAG ATCATACTTGCACTAGGGAACTACATGAACAGCAGCAAGCGAGGAGCTGTGTACGGCTTCAAGCTCCAGAGCTTGGATCTG cTGCTGGATACCAAGTCCACTGACAGGAAGATGACACTGCTGCATTTCATCGCATTGACCGTGAAGGAGAAGTACCCAGACCTGGCCAACTTCTGGCATGAGCTACACTTTGTGGAGAAGGCTGCAGCAG TGTCCCTGGAGAACGTGCTGCTAGATGTGAAGGAGCTGGGCCGTGGCATGGAGCTGATTCGGCGGGAGTGCAGCATACATGACAACAGTGTCCTTCGGAACTTCCTCAGCACCAACGAAGGCAAACTGGACAAGCTCCAGCGTGATGCCAAGACGGCTGAG gagGCCTACAATGCAGTTGTGCGCTACTTCGGTGAGAGTCCCAAGACCACACCCCCTTCTGTATTCTTCCCGGTATTTGTCCGATTCATTCGTTCTTACAAG GAAGCAGAACAAGAGAACGAAGCTagaaagaagcaggaggaggtAATGCGGGAGAAGCAGCTGGCTCAGGAAGCCAAGAAACTGGATGCCAAG ACCCCCTCCCAGCGGAACAAGTGGCAACAGCAGGAGCTAATTGCAGAGTTGAGGAGGCGCCAGGCCAAGGAGCATCGGCCTGTTTACGAAGGGAAGGACGGTACCATTGAAGACATCATTACAG TGTTGAAGAGTGTCCCTTTCACGGCCCGTACTGCCAAGCGGGGCTCACGCTTCTTCTGCGATGCAGCCCACCATGATGAGTCAAACTGTTAA